Proteins encoded in a region of the Altererythrobacter ishigakiensis genome:
- the rsmD gene encoding 16S rRNA (guanine(966)-N(2))-methyltransferase RsmD translates to MRIVAGKWRGRKLIAPRGDATRPTADRTRETLFNMLVSRVGDFEGLRVADLFAGSGALGLEALSRGAAYCLFVEQEKPAVDAIKANVVALDARDRSDVQHGSVMSLRPAREPMDMIFLDPPYRTGAANVALDRMQRLGWIGDATWVAVETSEKESVDVDGLDIVADRKVGKARLTLLTKAR, encoded by the coding sequence ATGAGGATCGTTGCGGGTAAATGGCGCGGGCGGAAACTGATCGCGCCGCGCGGTGATGCAACGCGGCCGACCGCTGACCGCACGCGTGAGACATTGTTCAACATGCTTGTCAGCCGCGTAGGCGATTTTGAAGGGCTGCGCGTAGCGGATCTGTTCGCGGGTTCAGGTGCGCTAGGTCTGGAAGCCCTGTCACGCGGAGCGGCGTATTGCCTGTTTGTAGAGCAGGAGAAGCCCGCTGTAGACGCGATAAAGGCCAATGTAGTCGCGCTGGATGCTCGCGACAGGAGCGACGTACAGCATGGCTCGGTCATGTCGCTTAGACCTGCACGTGAACCGATGGACATGATCTTTCTAGACCCTCCCTACCGAACTGGTGCGGCCAATGTTGCGCTTGACCGGATGCAACGCCTTGGATGGATCGGCGACGCAACATGGGTCGCGGTAGAGACTTCGGAAAAGGAGTCAGTCGACGTTGACGGGTTGGATATCGTCGCAGACCGCAAAGTTGGCAAAGCCCGACTGACGCTGTTGACCAAGGCCCGGTGA
- a CDS encoding aromatic ring-hydroxylating oxygenase subunit alpha translates to MNEADTKSPPLRPTEGQLALARAIERGEQRETSGITQVPANVYTDPAHWTREKSALFERLPQVLCPSAVLPDAGMALPHDATGRPLLITRDADGVAHVFLNVCRHRGTRLVEGEDVQCAKRLVCPYHAWTYKLDGKLLALPRPETFPGMDKGDMGLVELPSCEAGGLIWFAPVEGADFTHARELGEDMATFGMADHLLFRRKTHTVKGNWKLIMDAFLESYHVTRLHSQTIGPFFKDGVTSGDQIGPHQRSAVGRLEDMEGVDLTDMAALRRVVTYAYQLLPATVIIPSPDYLNVMVLMPQGHDLTMVEDFMLIPEAPATDKARDHWERSWALLDGGVFASEDFRAAELGQQGLSTGAIPELTLGTLEGGIRRFHEVIEETLREVN, encoded by the coding sequence ATGAACGAGGCTGATACGAAATCACCACCTTTGCGCCCGACGGAGGGACAATTGGCGTTGGCACGCGCGATTGAGCGGGGCGAACAACGCGAAACAAGCGGGATCACCCAGGTCCCGGCAAATGTTTACACAGATCCCGCACACTGGACGCGAGAGAAATCTGCGCTGTTCGAACGGCTGCCGCAGGTGCTTTGCCCCAGTGCGGTGCTTCCCGATGCAGGAATGGCGCTGCCGCATGATGCCACGGGGCGTCCGCTGCTGATTACACGCGATGCCGATGGCGTGGCCCATGTGTTCCTGAATGTCTGCCGCCACCGCGGAACACGCCTGGTCGAAGGCGAGGATGTGCAATGCGCGAAGCGGCTGGTGTGCCCATACCACGCCTGGACATACAAGCTGGACGGCAAGCTGCTCGCCCTACCCCGCCCGGAAACCTTTCCTGGAATGGACAAGGGCGACATGGGCCTGGTCGAGCTGCCCAGCTGCGAAGCGGGCGGACTGATCTGGTTCGCACCGGTCGAAGGCGCTGACTTCACGCATGCGCGTGAACTGGGTGAGGATATGGCAACGTTCGGCATGGCTGATCATCTGCTGTTCCGCCGCAAGACTCATACGGTCAAAGGCAATTGGAAGCTGATCATGGATGCGTTCCTGGAGAGCTACCATGTGACCAGACTGCATTCGCAAACCATCGGCCCCTTCTTCAAGGATGGCGTGACGTCAGGCGATCAGATCGGCCCGCATCAACGCAGCGCGGTTGGCCGACTAGAGGATATGGAAGGCGTCGACCTGACCGATATGGCGGCGCTGCGCAGAGTGGTGACCTATGCCTACCAGCTGTTGCCCGCGACGGTGATCATCCCCAGCCCCGATTACCTCAATGTCATGGTGTTGATGCCGCAAGGGCATGACCTGACGATGGTCGAGGATTTCATGCTGATCCCGGAGGCCCCGGCCACGGACAAAGCGCGTGACCACTGGGAGCGCAGTTGGGCGCTGCTGGATGGAGGTGTATTTGCGTCGGAGGATTTCCGCGCAGCCGAGTTGGGTCAGCAAGGCCTATCCACGGGCGCGATTCCGGAACTGACCCTTGGCACATTGGAAGGTGGCATTCGCCGTTTCCATGAAGTCATCGAAGAGACGTTGCGCGAAGTGAATTGA
- a CDS encoding pseudouridine synthase, which yields MPKAPPPSADRPEGDRIAKLLARAGVASRREIERMIAEGRIAINGKPVETPATFLTDLKGVTVDGKPVAAPEPTRLFAFNKPTGLITAERDPKGRPTIYSALQNALPKNTPRLMPIGRLDLNTEGLLLLTNDGELKRQMELPASGIPRVYRARTFGEVTQEMLEELIDGVTIDGVHYGPIDANLERRTGRNQWIEVSITEGKNREVRKVLEHLGLQVSRLIRTAYGPFELEELPRGRAREIRKHELGKFRSQLRRGFRS from the coding sequence ATGCCGAAGGCCCCACCTCCCTCCGCTGATCGCCCCGAGGGCGATCGCATCGCAAAATTGCTGGCCCGCGCTGGCGTCGCGAGCCGTCGTGAGATCGAGCGAATGATCGCTGAAGGGCGGATCGCGATCAATGGAAAGCCTGTCGAGACTCCTGCTACCTTTTTAACAGATCTCAAAGGTGTAACAGTCGATGGCAAACCAGTCGCTGCGCCTGAGCCGACCAGGCTCTTCGCATTCAACAAGCCCACTGGTCTGATTACGGCTGAGCGCGACCCAAAGGGGCGTCCAACAATCTACTCGGCACTGCAAAATGCGCTGCCTAAAAACACGCCCAGATTGATGCCAATCGGGCGTTTGGACCTCAACACCGAAGGATTGTTGCTGCTCACCAATGATGGCGAACTCAAACGTCAGATGGAGCTTCCGGCGTCAGGTATTCCGCGGGTCTACCGCGCCCGCACCTTCGGCGAGGTGACGCAGGAGATGCTGGAAGAGCTTATAGACGGGGTCACGATTGACGGAGTCCATTACGGCCCGATCGATGCTAATCTGGAACGGCGTACCGGCCGCAATCAATGGATTGAAGTGAGCATCACCGAAGGCAAAAACCGTGAAGTGCGCAAGGTACTCGAACATCTGGGACTTCAGGTCAGTCGACTAATCCGGACCGCCTATGGACCGTTTGAACTGGAAGAATTGCCCCGTGGCAGAGCACGCGAGATCCGCAAGCACGAGTTAGGCAAGTTTCGTAGCCAGCTGAGGCGCGGTTTCAGGTCATGA